CCAGCAGTGGGGCTTCAACTTCGCAAAGCACCATCTCGTAAACTTCCTGTGCTTCCTGACCGTCCAACTGAGCGAAGAAGTTGCTTACAGCGCGCTTTACAGCGTCGCGCAGCAACTGAGGCTTAATGGTGCCGTTAGCGGTTTCAATTTTGCCTACGGTAAGCGGATGTGCTTCTGTGTGAGTTGTCTGATCAAACATTCGTATTCTGCTCTTTATCTAATTCTGAATTTAATTCATCAAAAAAACATTCCACGAGGGAATATTGCTGCGCCGCGGTTTCCAGTCGATTGAATTCGGCACGAAATTCCCGCTGTGCATCCTGGTCCAGGTACCAGCCAATATGCTTTCTGGCGAAACGGACACCCTTAAACTCGCCATACAATGCATACAATTTGGTGAGGTGGTCGAGCATCACTTGACGCTTTTCTTCCACCGCTACCGGCGCTAGCTTGCAACCAGTATCCAGATAATGCTGGATTTCCCTGAATATCCAGGGTCTTCCTTGCGCGCCCCGGCCTATCATCAGAGCATCTGCGCCCGTATAGTCCAGCACATGCCTGGCCTTTTCCGGGGTGGTGATGTCTCCATTGGCGATAACAGGGATCGAGATGCTTTGTTTGATAGCCTTGATGGTGTCGTATTCGGCATCGCCTTTATACATGCACTGTCGCGTTCGGCCGTGAACAGCCAAAGCGGCAATGCCACTGTCTTGCGCTATCTGGGCGATTTGAACACCATTCCTGTGTTCAGGATCCCAACCTGTGCGAATCTTCAGCGTGACCGGCACATCGACGGCAGCCACCACAGCTTGGAGGATTTGTTCCACCAACGCGGGGTTCTGCATCAGTGCTGAGCCAGCCAGCTTTTTATTCACTTTCTTTGCAGGACAACCCATATTGATATCAATGATCTGGGCACCTTGCTCTACGTTGTAGCGCGCGGCCCAGGCCATGGCATCAGGATCTGCCCCGGCAATCTGTACTGAGCGTATGCCTTCTTCACCTGAATGACTTAGTCTCAGGCGGCTTTTGTCGGTATCCCAAACATCGGGATTGGCCAAAAGCATTTCTGAAACCGCCATGGCTGCGCCATAACGGAGGCAGAGGTTTCGGAAGGCTTGATCGGTGACACCCGCCATTGGTGCCACGATCAGCTGATTTTCCAGTTGATAGGGTCCAATCTGCATTACTGTTTCACCTTGCTCTTCAAAGGGGCGCTATAGTACGCCTTTTTCCCCGTTCTGAAAAGGTCAATAAATAACCTTTCCAGAAC
This region of Shewanella sp. NFH-SH190041 genomic DNA includes:
- the fis gene encoding DNA-binding transcriptional regulator Fis, with protein sequence MFDQTTHTEAHPLTVGKIETANGTIKPQLLRDAVKRAVSNFFAQLDGQEAQEVYEMVLCEVEAPLLDIIMQHTRGNQTRAANMLGINRGTLRKKLKKYGMN
- the dusB gene encoding tRNA dihydrouridine synthase DusB, with protein sequence MQIGPYQLENQLIVAPMAGVTDQAFRNLCLRYGAAMAVSEMLLANPDVWDTDKSRLRLSHSGEEGIRSVQIAGADPDAMAWAARYNVEQGAQIIDINMGCPAKKVNKKLAGSALMQNPALVEQILQAVVAAVDVPVTLKIRTGWDPEHRNGVQIAQIAQDSGIAALAVHGRTRQCMYKGDAEYDTIKAIKQSISIPVIANGDITTPEKARHVLDYTGADALMIGRGAQGRPWIFREIQHYLDTGCKLAPVAVEEKRQVMLDHLTKLYALYGEFKGVRFARKHIGWYLDQDAQREFRAEFNRLETAAQQYSLVECFFDELNSELDKEQNTNV